The Drosophila teissieri strain GT53w chromosome X, Prin_Dtei_1.1, whole genome shotgun sequence genome has a segment encoding these proteins:
- the LOC122625032 gene encoding serine-rich adhesin for platelets isoform X2, with protein sequence MQQMDDPPSLPVGTEVSAKYKGAFCEAKVSKVVRNIKVKVAYKQGLGSGIVPDDAIKAPTGQLRVGAVVEVRHPDRKELVEATITKIQDISQYTVVFDDGDITTLRRTALCLKSGRHFNESETLDQLPLTHPEHFGNPVVGGRRGRRRGHLNEDSSEDDDESDAKEVVNEKEENIGKVVCVETESKKKDKEKWFPALVVAPTAQATVRIRVKDEYLVRSFKDGRYYTVPKKEATEFTREVASKQDVPAVQAALEFLDSSVLPAHWDRDSLFGLTNISSDDEGEIDSDSSDDEPHEEKDRFVAQLYKYMDDRGTPLNKVPSILSRDVDLYRLFRAVQKRGGYNRVTSQNQWKLIAMRLGFTPCTVSVMNLVKQAYKKFLQPYGDFHRKLGCSMLMTSRNSNRSKGRSLVRANSVASPKPMETTKTETISKLAQPNHTNVVASTSSSAAAAAASTPARAVSTASQSAAEESGNTSESSVVVEPPKKQRKGSAASSQQGKVKSLVEKYEEKSTAVQGTSSGSVAASGASGSSTAVPTTSAAISTPTNSSSATSGGSAAVATTGMNKDAESDLPLAKIKAAAVAAASTRHSMEKETNISSGSSASASSKANSAEMQRSRDASPSVAAPPSAGTSTSGGAAAPAQPTSTKKEKHQRSKQADKEKDKDKDKEKEEKQASSGKRKKEKISVEKIDTGDFVVGIGDKLKVNYHEKKSPSSHGSTYEAKVIEISVQRGVPMYLVHYTGWNNRYDEWVPRERIAENLTKGSKQKTRTISTSSANSGSGGGGGGGSGGSFSVQGSQPPGVSDKHQPGKDGCSKMPPSSGNSTGPGAPSQSGPLGGASSTPSLLSTVVKTPTTGGAKRGRGRSDSMPPRSTTPSSVVTHSGRTKSPAASQPQLQQQMKKRPTRVVPGTTTPRRVSDASMASESDSDSDEPVRRPKRQSTKDKPQAGKAPPPGKGRVASRASSTAPAAHPSDDSEDDEEEEEPSATRAAPSKQQQQQAASLRGSRAGGNRAMSSGAASAKGRDYDLSEIRSELKGFQPKLLTNAATNEERKDLAKKEPSDEPALQDIKKEPKLESSAKSSSTELSSETESYADEDSQSSDYRKQPKGSGAGKKEPTATPSKLHHEPVSKRELAVKEEPLKIEPKTEPKDEESKSKPFLSGADIKPTALIAPARFGNTSAPQAASSSGSGSTTAKYTSVIVEKPLTIGGKKSVEQHVPKKAELLKKQSGGAGGTAASSSLTSQESKKFAEPVASLKVEMPAACSPSSSSSSSSSFCSTGSAVSSSSATRSLPDMSKLEISSGTVPGPTPGAAPSQSANATQVSSSGAAKESKYSSSGGAAAGSGISMRKLLSSDVYEFKDTEPFEFEKRISPMASVGGTLAAGVTAAGAMATAAAASVITTVMPTPAASGSGGAAGASTSAPVVVGSAARKQALKASAIQHILEHQGPTAGRERGYGGMTSSLSLLTAPKLKKRGSPLKEPALCLEKSKIFKLDKEQVQQPVEQKAQQLTAPTLGPVESYTAGIPEPMSPLSTPTTSSGHAQASGSSTYSQLTPHHATPFDALRKSPSFNLNITALNEELAQTVQETTRALTDALQPPTTPGPPPVSSSGSTATAVTPVITPTPTAVSAALSCPSTPPTGANPVLASPKLSTPPQAINASKQPPAPHIVGSPFIETRNVFELSTSNEGSGYSSGESKDNKFEKLENVKILLAGAVGPFDLDAGSYEQKTSSIADKVLKAISQKKEEVENNKSKPPVESASASAAAIKTPAREEVVPSPTVKLELCSSAIKLDTLKLLSEPLKIQTGPLLGELYRPGPATSSPETKSILESSLPAKNSELSETIQKLECAIQQRKTPVGGALSLASSTAGTPPTAHTPNSTATAGAGFSDESMDSTDSEQRLVIEDVIAEEHTTTTTTGEQKSPGSQQEEGQTNTATMATAVTAETEGTSSSTPTPPVPAPVKLELGAKAMPGIQAPIPLKPAEGSSFAGKLSGVAQPPPLAKLQQQEEMGQSQGQSKSISSFGIPIVLPEIPASVVVATPALMVASAATVMRHSPGSTSNSPAPVLISPKTFLTAPKVGEVGGLLLKAYTGVGGTVVAGGAVPAGSVIAAAGGGTPTVISNFTQQQQQQQAGVAQAAPEMAASYVIDAEMADAANSSAPVVARPFVMHPVNKELFNVVAPAASSPLISDPHNESINLLCEETIPGSPAPIHGGTDQLPLAVNSALAIVGITPLPPDTPPPVPVAAIQQQHQLQSGQQQQQAAKAGEVNPSAPNSSPDSASQDESGEETKKNAELEHEDSSGLGALNKRKRTRKPLPMSAQTAAAVAAQLQSLGKRRRQVSGMRNQKTTTATAGSDTDDNSDNIAPNAGQQQQQQRQSARQQMMPQGNAQQQLLQQQQTQLQQGIQSTNSSGVRPCPYNFLVELDPALSSDECITILRKQIQDLRKAYNTIKGELAVIDRRRKKLRRREREKKQQQLHSQQQGKICA encoded by the exons ATGCAG CAAATGGACGATCCGCCGTCGCTGCCCGTGGGCACGGAGGTGAGTGCCAAGTACAAGGGCGCCTTCTGCGAGGCGAAGGTCAGCAAGGTGGTGCGCAATATCAAGGTGAAGGTGGCCTACAAGCAGGGCCTAGGATCCGGCATTGTCCCCGATGATGCCATCAAAGCGCCAACGGGCCAGTTGCGCGTCGGTGCGGTCGTGGAGGTGCGTCATCCGGATCGCAAGGAGCTCGTGGAGGCTACCATCACAAAGATCCAGGATATCTCGCAGTACACGGTGGTCTTTGACGATGGCGACATCACCACTCTCAGGCGAACGGCCCTGTGCCTCAAGAGCGGCAGGCATTTTAACGAGAGCGAAACGCTGGACCAGCTGCCACTTACCCATCCGGAACACTTTGGCAATCCCGTGGTGGGTGGACGAAGGGGCAGACGGCGCGGCCACCTGAACGAGGACAGTtccgaggacgacgacgaaaGCGATGCCAAGGAGGTGGTGAACGAGAAGGAGGAGAACATCGGCAAGGTGGTGTGCGTGGAGACGGAGTCCAAGAAGAAGGACAAGGAGAAGTGGTTCCCCGCTCTGGTGGTGGCACCCACGGCACAGGCCACCGTACGCATCCGAGTGAAGGACGAATACCTGGTGCGCTCGTTCAAGGACGGCCGCTATTACACGGTGCCCAAGAAGGAGGCCACCGAGTTCACGCGCGAAGTGGCGAGCAAGCAGGATGTGCCTGCTGTGCAGGCGGCCCTCGAGTTTCTGGACAGCAGTGTTCTGCCTGCCCACTGGGACAGGGACTCGCTGTTCGGCCTCACGAACATCTCCAGCGATGACGAGGGCGAGATTGACTCGGACTCCTCCGACGATGAGCCGCACGAGGAGAAGGATCGGTTCGTGGCCCAGCTGTACAAGTATATGGATGACCGGGGCACACCGCTGAACAAGGTGCCCTCGATTCTAAGCCGCGATGTGGATCTGTACCGCCTCTTCCGTGCGGTGCAGAAGCGAGGTGGCTACAACCGCGTTACCTCGCAGAATCAGTGGAAGCTCATTGCCATGCGCCTGGGCTTCACGCCCTGCACGGTGAGTGTGATGAATCTGGTGAAGCAGGCGTACAAGAAGTTCCTGCAACCATACGGTGACTTTCATCGAAAGCTGGGCTGCTCCATGCTGATGACCTCGCGCAACTCCAACCGCAGCAAGGGTAGAAGCCTGGTGCGCGCCAATTCAGTGGCCTCACCCAAGCCCATGGAGACCACGAAGACGGAGACCATCAGCAAACTGGCCCAGCCCAATCATACAAACGTGGTGGCCTCCACATCgagcagtgcagcagcagcggcagcttcTACGCCGGCCAGAGCCGTGTCCACCGCCTCGCAGTCCGCAGCTGAGGAGTCGGGCAATACCAGCGAATCCAGCGTGGTGGTGGAGCCACCTAAGAAGCAAAGGAAGGGCTCAGCGGCCAGCAGTCAACAGGGCAAGGTCAAGAGTCTGGTGGAGAAGTACGAGGAAAAGTCCACTGCAGTTCAAGGCACATCGTCTGGATCAGTGGCCGCATCGGGAGCCAGCGGATCATCTACAGCCGTGCCAACCACTTCGGCAGCTATTTCCACGCCGACCAACTCGTCATCAGCCACATCAGGAGGCTCGGCTGCTGTTGCGACTACGGGAATGAACAAGGATGCCGAATCGGATCTGCCCTTGGCCAAGATCAAGGCAGCGGCTGTGGCGGCCGCCTCCACCAGGCACAGCATGGAAAAGGAGACCAACATCAGTTCGGGCAGTAGTGCCTCCGCCTCCAGCAAGGCGAATTCCGCGGAGATGCAGCGCAGTCGTGATGCCTCACCATCGG TCGCTGCACCACCCTCTGCCGGCACAAGCACAtccggaggagcagctgccccCGCCCAGCCCACGTCCACCAAGAAGGAGAAGCACCAGCGGAGCAAGCAGGCGGACAAGGagaaggacaaggacaaggataAGGAAAAGGAGGAGAAGCAGGCTAGCAGCGGCAAGCGAAAGAAGGAGAAGATTAGCGTGGAGAAGATCGACACCGGCGACTTTGTGGTGGGCATCGGTGACAAGCTGAAGGTGAACTACCACGAGAAGAAGTCGCCCAGCTCGCATGGCAGCACCTACGAGGCCAAGGTCATCGAGATCAGTGTCCAGCGCGGAGTGCCGATGTACCTGGTCCACTACACAGGCTGGAACAATCGCTACGATGAGTGGGTGCCACGCGAACGGATTGCCGAGAACCTGACCAAGGGATCCAAGCAGAAGACTCGCACCATTAGCACCAGCAGTGCCAACAGCGGCagtggaggtggtggaggaggaggaagtggaggTTCCTTTTCGGTGCAGGGCTCACAGCCGCCGGGAGTGTCCGATAAGCATCAGCCAGGCAAGGATGGCTGTTCCAAAATGCCACCCTCATCGGGAAATTCGACTGGACCTGGAGCTCCATCGCAGTCGGGACCTCTGGGAGGCGCCAGCTCCACACCCTCGCTGCTCTCCACTGTGGTCAAGACCCCGACTACGGGAGGAGCCAAGCGCGGACGTGGACGCAGCGACTCCATGCCACCGCGTTCCACCACACCCTCATCGGTGGTGACCCACTCTGGTCGCACCAAGTCACCGGCTGCTTCACAGCCGCAACTACAGCAACAGATGAAGAAGCGCCCGACGCGTGTCGTTCCCGGCACCACCACTCCGCGTCGCGTCTCCGATGCCTCAATGGCCTCCGAATCCGATTCAGACTCCGATGAGCCGGTGCGGCGTCCAAAGAGGCAGAGTACCAAGGACAAACCACAAGCGGGCAAAGCGCCGCCGCCAGGCAAGGGACGCGTGGCCAGTAGGGCCTCCTCCACAGCACCCGCTGCCCATCCCAGCGATGATTCCGAGGATGatgaggaggaagaggaaccATCGGCGACCAGAGCAGCTCCgtccaagcagcagcaacagcaggctgCCTCTTTGCGGGGATCCCGGGCTGGCGGCAATCGTGCCATGAGCAGTGGCGCCGCTTCCGCCAAGGGACGTGACTATGATCTCAGCGAGATTAGGTCGGAGCTTAAGGGATTCCAGCCGAAGCTCCTGACGAACGCCGCGACCAACGAGGAGCGCAAGGATCTTGCCAAGAAAGAGCCATCCGACGAGCCAGCGCTGCAGGACATCAAAAAGGAGCCCAAACTGGAGTCGTCAGCCAAGAGCAGCTCCACGGAACTGTCCTCGGAAACGGAATCTTATGCGGACGAAGACTCGCAGTCCTCCGACTACCGCAAACAACCGAAGGGATCTGGAGCAGGCAAAAAGGAACCCACAGCCACTCCCTCCAAATTGCATCATGAACCAGTGTCCAAAAGAGAACTGGCTGTCAAAGAAGAGCCTCTGAAAATCGAACCCAAAACGGAGCCCAAGGATGAGGAATCCAAGAGCAAACCCTTCCTGTCGGGCGCAGACATCAAACCCACCGCCCTGATAGCGCCAGCTAGATTCGGCAATACCTCAGCTCCCCAAGCAGCCAGCTCATCCGGATCGGGCTCCACTACGGCCAAATACACATCGGTGATCGTGGAGAAGCCCCTAACAATTGGCGGCAAGAAGTCAGTGGAGCAGCATGTGCCCAAGAAGGCAGAGCTGCTCAAGAAGCAATCCGGCGGCGCAGGCGGAACGGCTGCTAGCTCTTCCCTGACCAGTCAGGAGTCAAAGAAGTTTGCAGAGCCTGTGGCAAGCTTGAAAGTGGAAATGCCGGCAGCTTGCTCgccctcgtcgtcctcctcctcgtccagtTCCTTCTGTTCGACAGGATCCGCGGTGAGCTCGAGTTCGGCCACTCGTTCCCTGCCGGATATGAGCAAGCTGGAGATCAGCAGTGGCACCGTCCCCGGACCGACGCCGGGAGCAGCGCCTTCGCAGTCAGCCAATGCCACACAAGTCAGCTCGTCCGGTGCGGCCAAGGAGTCGAAGTACAGCAGCagtggaggagctgctgcaggtTCGGGAATAAGCATGCGGAAGCTACTATCGTCGGATGTCTATGAGTTCAAGGACACGGAGCCCTTTGAGTTCGAGAAGCGCATCTCACCGATGGCCTCTGTGGGCGGAACTTTGGCTGCCGGAGTCACTGCAGCCGGAGCAATGgcgactgcagcagctgcttcgGTAATCACGACAGTGATGCCAACACCAGCAGCCTCCGGATCAGGTGGGGCAGCAGGTGCCTCCACTTCGGCCCCAGTGGTGGTTGGGTCGGCGGCCAGGAAGCAAGCGCTCAAGGCCAGCGCCATTCAGCACATCCTGGAGCACCAGGGTCCCACCGCTGGTCGCGAGCGTGGCTACGGCGGTATGACTTCATCATTAAGCCTACTAacagcgcccaagcttaaaaAGAGGGGCTCTCCACTGAAGGAGCCAGCCTTGTGCCTGGAAAAGTCGAAGATCTTCAAGTTGGACAAGGAGCAAGTCCAGCAGCCGGTGGAACAGAAGGCTCAGCAGCTAACCGCACCCACCCTAGGGCCAGTTGAATCGTACACAGCAGGCATACCGGAGCCCATGTCGCCCTTGAGTACGCCAACTACATCGAGCGGCCATGCCCAGGCGTCGGGCTCTTCGACTTACAGCCAACTGACTCCGCACCATGCCACACCTTTCGATGCCTTGAGGAAGTCGCCCAGTTTTAATCTGAACATCACCGCCTTGAACGAGGAACTGGCACAGACTGTGCAAGAGACCACGCGAGCGCTAACGGATGCACTGCAGCCGCCAACTACGCCTGGCCCGCCGCCCGTGTCGTCGAGTGGATCCACAGCAACTGCAGTGACACCAGTGATCACACCAACGCCCACAGCTGTGTCCGCCGCCTTGAGTTGTCCCAGCACACCGCCCACGGGTGCGAACCCAGTGCTGGCCTCGCCCAAGCTGAGCACACCACCGCAGGCCATCAATGCCAGCAAGCAGCCGCCTGCTCCCCACATTGTGGGCAGCCCCTTCATCGAGACCAGGAACGTGTTCGAGCTGAGCACCTCCAACGAGGGCAGTGGCTACAGCTCGGGCGAGTCCAAGGACAACAAGTTTGAGAAACTGGAGAACGTGAAAATCCTGCTCGCCGGAGCAGTGGGGCCCTTCGACCTGGATGCCGGCAGCTATGAGCAGAAGACCAGCTCCATAGCGGACAAGGTGCTGAAGGCCATCagtcagaagaaggaggaggtggagaaCAACAAGAGCAAGCCACCGGTGGAATCCGCCTCCGCATCCGCCGCCGCCATCAAGACACCAGCGCGTGAGGAGGTGGTGCCAAGTCCGACGGTCAAACTGGAACTGTGCAGCAGTGCCATCAAGCTCGACACCCTCAAGCTGTTGAGCGAACCACTCAAGATACAAACGGGTCCACTTTTGGGCGAACTCTACAGGCCCGGACCGGCAACTAGCAGTCCGGAAACCAAATCCATTCTGGAGTCTTCGCTGCCGGCCAAGAACAGCGAGTTGAGCGAGACGATTCAGAAACTGGAGTGTGCCATCCAGCAGCGAAAGACGCCAGTCGGTGGAGCCCTCTCGCTGGCCAGCTCTACGGCAGGCACACCACCCACAGCCCACACACCGAACTCGACGGCCACCGCAGGAGCAGGATTTTCGGACGAATCAATGGACAGCACCGACTCCGAGCAGCGTCTGGTCATCGAGGATGTGATAGCTGAAGAGCACACAACGACCACAACAACTGGCGAGCAAAAGAGTCCGGGATCCCAGCAAGAGGAGGGTCAAACCAACACGGCCACCATGGCGACGGCGGTTACCGCCGAAACGGAgggcaccagcagcagcacaccCACGCCACCGGTTCCTGCGCCCGTTAAATTGGAACTGGGTGCCAAGGCTATGCCAGGAATCCAAGCACCCATTCCTCTGAAGCCCGCCGAGGGTAGCTCCTTTGCTGGGAAACTCTCCGGTGTGGCTCAACCCCCACCGCTGGCCAAGCTCCAGCAACAAGAGGAGATGGGTCAGTCTCAGGGCCAGTCGAAGAGTATCAGCTCCTTCGGCATTCCCATTGTGCTGCCCGAGATCCCCGCCTCTGTTGTGGTGGCCACGCCAGCCCTCATGGTGGCCTCCGCCGCCACAGTGATGCGTCACAGTCCTGGCTCCACGTCGAACTCGCCCGCGCCCGTCCTGATCTCTCCCAAAACGTTCCTGACCGCCCCGAAAGTGGGCGAAGTTGGTGGACTGCTGCTGAAGGCCTATACAGGAGTGGGCGGAACAGTGGTGGCAGGAGGAGCAGTACCAGCCGGAAGCGTGATAGCAGCAGCCGGCGGAGGAACACCCACTGTCATCTCCAATTTcacccaacagcagcagcagcagcaggcaggcGTGGCGCAAGCGGCCCCGGAGATGGCCGCCAGTTACGTTATAGACGCGGAGATGGCCGATGCTGCCAACAGCAGTGCCCCAGTGGTGGCTCGGCCATTTGTGATGCACCCCGTGAACAAGGAACTGTTCAATGTGGTCGCACCTGCCGCCAGCTCGCCTTTGATCAGCGATCCTCACAACGAGTCCATTAATTTGCTCTGCGAGGAAACCATACCGGGCAGTCCGGCGCCCATTCACGGTGGCACCGATCAGTTACCCCTCGCCGTGAATTCGGCGCTAGCCATCGTGGGCATTACGCCCCTGCCGCCTGATACGCCGCCACCCGTACCAGTTGCTgccatccagcagcagcatcaactgCAAAgcggtcagcagcagcagcaggcggccaAGGCGGGAGAGGTCAATCCCTCGGCGCCCAACAGTTCGCCGGACTCGGCCAGCCAGGATGAGAGTGGCGAGGAGACGAAGAAGAATGCCGAGCTCGAGCACGAGGACTCCAGCGGACTGGGAGCGCTGAACAAGCGCAAGCGCACCCGCAAACCTCTACCGATGAGCGCCCAGACGGCGGCAGCCGTGGCGGCCCAGCTCCAATCCCTGGGCAAGAGGCGACGCCAGGTGTCCGGAATGCGCAATCAGAAAACCACAACCGCCACCG cgggcTCCGATACCGACGACAACTCGGATAACATAGCGCCGAACGcaggacaacagcagcagcagcaacgacagAGCGCCCGCCAACAGATGATGCCCCAGGGCAACGCgcaacagcaactgctgcaacagcagcagacgcAACTGCAGCAGGGTATCCAGTCGACCAACTCTTCGGGCGTGCGTCCATGCCCGTACAACTTCCTCGTTGAGCTGG ATCCAGCGCTCAGCTCCGACGAGTGCATCACGATCCTGCGCAAACAGATCCAGGATCTGCGCAAGGCCTACAACACCATCAAGGGTGAACTGGCGGTCATCGATCGCCGGCGCAAGAAGCTGCGTCGCCGTGAGCGCgagaagaagcagcaacagctgcatAGCCAACAGCAGGGCAAGATCTGTGCCTAG